Proteins from a genomic interval of Micromonospora sp. NBC_00389:
- a CDS encoding class I SAM-dependent methyltransferase — MAVAPHDHLLEIGCGRGTAVALVAERLTTGKIVAIDRAATMARLAAERNASHISAGRAEIRRAGFESADLAACRFTKIFAVNVSLFWLGAATEQIERIRDLLAPGGVFYVFGERPTSANATGNVMSTERLLRAHGFRTTRSIVARGQSRLFTCVTGTPI, encoded by the coding sequence ATGGCGGTGGCTCCACACGACCACCTGCTGGAGATCGGTTGCGGTCGAGGAACAGCCGTCGCGCTGGTCGCCGAACGACTCACCACCGGCAAGATCGTGGCGATCGATCGCGCGGCGACGATGGCGCGGCTCGCAGCAGAACGGAACGCGAGCCACATCAGCGCCGGCCGGGCCGAGATTCGACGTGCGGGGTTCGAGTCGGCCGATCTTGCGGCCTGTCGCTTCACCAAGATTTTCGCAGTGAACGTCAGCCTGTTCTGGCTGGGCGCCGCGACAGAGCAGATCGAGCGGATCCGGGACCTGCTGGCTCCGGGGGGCGTGTTCTACGTCTTCGGTGAGCGGCCCACGTCTGCGAACGCCACGGGGAACGTCATGTCGACCGAACGCCTGCTCCGCGCACACGGGTTCCGCACGACAAGATCAATCGTGGCTCGCGGGCAGAGCCGCCTGTTCACCTGCGTCACCGGTACGCCGATCTGA
- a CDS encoding endo-1,4-beta-xylanase has product MKLRRWMTAGAVAVATVAALNTVPAAANRPYDPTAQSLATLGLRHGLQVGTAVDMAALNDTSDPQYRRLTTSEFSSVTAENAMKWESLEPTRGAYDWAAADQLVEFAKRNRQSVRGHVLVWHNQLPAWLTSGVADGSISRQELRELLRRHITTVVSRYKGKIWQWDVVNEAVSDPWDTPSTLHYKGFWAQNLGPGYIADAFRWARAADPKALLFYNDYNIEAFGSGNPADDKPQFVHDMVKGLLAQGVPIDGVGSQGHLGTQYGNYDTLQVTAALKEFAALGVATAFTEVDVRSEMTEAVRAGNSAEINPRLQASAANFSVLMKACLAVRSCLSYTVWGFSDKHSWVPGWFNDPPQGMATIYDESYQPKRAYHELKSDLIFAGPPYVLPRIAPKPRR; this is encoded by the coding sequence ATGAAGCTAAGACGGTGGATGACCGCCGGCGCGGTCGCCGTCGCGACCGTTGCGGCCTTGAACACGGTGCCAGCCGCCGCGAACCGGCCCTACGATCCGACCGCGCAGAGCCTGGCCACTCTCGGCCTGCGCCACGGCCTCCAGGTCGGCACCGCGGTGGACATGGCGGCCCTCAACGACACCAGCGACCCGCAGTACCGCCGGCTGACCACCTCCGAGTTCTCCTCGGTCACCGCCGAGAACGCGATGAAGTGGGAGAGCCTGGAGCCCACCCGCGGCGCCTACGACTGGGCCGCGGCAGACCAGCTCGTCGAGTTCGCCAAGCGCAACAGGCAGAGCGTGCGCGGCCACGTGCTGGTCTGGCACAACCAGCTGCCCGCCTGGCTGACCAGTGGCGTCGCCGACGGCTCCATCAGCAGGCAGGAGCTGCGCGAGCTGCTACGCAGGCACATCACCACCGTCGTCAGCCGATACAAGGGCAAGATCTGGCAGTGGGACGTGGTCAACGAGGCGGTCAGCGACCCGTGGGACACCCCGTCCACCCTGCACTACAAGGGCTTCTGGGCCCAGAACCTCGGGCCCGGCTACATCGCCGACGCGTTCCGCTGGGCACGCGCCGCCGATCCCAAGGCGCTGCTGTTCTACAACGACTACAACATCGAGGCGTTCGGCTCCGGCAATCCGGCCGACGACAAGCCGCAGTTCGTCCACGACATGGTCAAGGGTCTGCTCGCTCAGGGCGTCCCGATCGACGGCGTCGGCTCCCAGGGCCACCTGGGCACCCAGTACGGCAACTACGACACCCTCCAGGTGACCGCCGCACTGAAGGAGTTCGCCGCGCTCGGTGTCGCCACCGCGTTCACCGAGGTCGACGTCCGCAGCGAGATGACCGAGGCGGTCCGGGCCGGCAACTCGGCGGAGATCAACCCCAGGTTGCAGGCGTCGGCCGCCAACTTCAGCGTGCTGATGAAGGCCTGCCTCGCCGTACGCAGCTGCCTGTCCTACACCGTCTGGGGCTTCAGCGACAAGCACTCCTGGGTGCCGGGCTGGTTCAACGACCCGCCGCAGGGCATGGCCACCATCTACGACGAGAGCTACCAACCCAAGCGGGCGTACCACGAGCTCAAGTCCGACCTGATCTTCGCGGGACCGCCGTACGTCCTGCCGCGCATCGCACCCAAGCCGCGCCGCTGA
- a CDS encoding serine hydrolase domain-containing protein has product MRIDRRSMLGLGLSAAAAALTGCQSKPSTGQAGSWQIPAEPVAGQGGAAATGPLARTSRTISQRLTGVLNVHLQPTSQNPSHPTYAGAVALTLAGGQPSAQATVGEALRFGAGPVLLPAAQRVRMRPDSIFDLASITKVYTAILVLQQVEQGRLDLDAPVVSYLPEFTGTGKSAVTVAMLLAHTSGLPVGATVTGYPTLAEKWKAVLATPLVSGGVPGRVFRYSSVGLMVAGKLVEKVTGQRLDQALKTGLTDPLGLRWTGFNPNTWISSTERDARMVATDARSSRGLLRGVVHDDVANHLGGIAGHAGIFSTAQEVAVIGQLLLDGGTYGGRRVLAESTVRRMLTNANAGLPAVDPERPHRTADHGLGVVLNQPWFMGRLSRPTTFGHTGFTGTSLLVDPTHKLVFVLLTNRAHPNWSWANPDPVRVATADELARWHAQPTGPQRSGRQGSATTSPPARRR; this is encoded by the coding sequence GTGCGTATCGATCGACGCTCGATGCTTGGCCTCGGACTCTCCGCTGCCGCTGCGGCGCTCACCGGCTGCCAGTCGAAGCCTTCGACCGGGCAGGCCGGCTCATGGCAGATCCCGGCTGAGCCCGTAGCCGGACAGGGTGGCGCCGCGGCCACCGGCCCCCTGGCCCGCACGTCGAGAACGATCAGCCAGCGGCTGACCGGCGTCCTGAACGTCCACCTGCAGCCCACCAGCCAGAACCCCTCGCACCCCACGTACGCGGGGGCGGTGGCGCTCACCCTCGCCGGCGGGCAGCCGAGCGCTCAGGCAACCGTCGGCGAGGCGCTTCGCTTCGGCGCCGGGCCGGTGCTCCTGCCAGCCGCGCAGCGCGTCCGGATGCGTCCCGACTCCATCTTCGACCTCGCGTCGATCACGAAGGTCTACACGGCCATCCTCGTGCTGCAGCAGGTCGAGCAGGGGCGCCTCGACCTCGACGCACCAGTGGTGAGCTACCTGCCCGAGTTCACCGGCACCGGCAAGTCGGCCGTCACCGTGGCGATGCTCCTGGCGCACACCAGCGGTCTGCCCGTGGGCGCCACCGTCACCGGCTACCCCACCCTCGCCGAGAAGTGGAAGGCGGTCCTGGCCACCCCGCTGGTCAGCGGCGGCGTGCCCGGCCGGGTGTTCCGCTACTCCAGCGTCGGCCTGATGGTCGCCGGCAAGCTCGTCGAGAAGGTCACCGGCCAACGCCTCGACCAGGCCCTGAAGACCGGACTGACCGACCCGCTCGGCCTGCGGTGGACGGGCTTCAATCCGAACACCTGGATCAGCAGCACCGAACGGGACGCTCGGATGGTCGCCACCGACGCCCGCTCCTCACGCGGACTTCTCCGCGGGGTCGTGCACGACGACGTGGCCAACCACCTCGGCGGCATCGCCGGGCACGCCGGCATCTTCAGCACCGCCCAGGAGGTCGCCGTCATCGGTCAACTCCTGCTCGACGGCGGCACCTACGGTGGGCGCCGGGTCCTGGCCGAGAGCACGGTGCGCCGGATGCTCACCAACGCCAACGCTGGACTGCCCGCCGTCGACCCCGAACGGCCACACCGCACCGCCGACCACGGGCTCGGCGTGGTGCTCAACCAGCCCTGGTTCATGGGTCGGCTCAGCCGTCCGACCACCTTCGGGCATACCGGCTTCACCGGCACCTCCCTGCTGGTCGACCCCACCCACAAGCTCGTGTTCGTCCTTCTCACCAACCGGGCCCACCCCAACTGGAGCTGGGCCAACCCCGACCCGGTACGCGTCGCCACCGCCGACGAACTGGCCCGCTGGCATGCCCAGCCGACCGGCCCGCAGCGGTCGGGGCGTCAGGGGTCGGCAACCACGTCGCCGCCTGCCCGTCGACGTTAG
- a CDS encoding VOC family protein, with protein sequence MAEYPQLLHTVIDTTDVRALAEFYRQLLGLRYRQGDEPPADGVADDADWLVLVDANGARRLAFQQVERLERTTWPKHDIPMQMHLDCTVSSFEELQRQRERAESLGAQLLLDRSDHADEPLYVLADLSGHPFCIFVG encoded by the coding sequence ATGGCTGAGTATCCGCAACTGCTGCACACGGTCATCGACACCACCGACGTCCGTGCCCTTGCCGAGTTCTATCGGCAACTCCTGGGACTGCGGTACCGGCAGGGCGACGAACCTCCGGCGGACGGGGTTGCGGACGACGCGGACTGGCTCGTCCTCGTGGACGCGAACGGGGCCCGCAGGCTGGCGTTTCAGCAGGTGGAGCGTCTGGAGCGTACGACGTGGCCCAAGCATGACATTCCCATGCAGATGCACCTCGACTGCACAGTGTCCAGTTTCGAGGAGCTGCAGCGGCAGCGGGAGCGGGCCGAGTCGCTCGGGGCGCAGTTGCTGCTGGACCGGTCGGACCACGCGGACGAGCCGCTCTATGTCCTCGCGGACCTCTCGGGTCACCCGTTCTGCATCTTCGTCGGCTGA
- a CDS encoding GH92 family glycosyl hydrolase, whose translation MSHSPPVRSWSPRLLAATTAVLLPVGLLVAAPLASAAPPTPQPGNFNSSFESADPQPATSTVEIGQNGKPIQANLSGSVTTLPGSLLDQVSAVTASADNPPNEIAANLKDDDPATKWLVFASTGWVTYRLAEPAAVVRYSLTSADDAPGRDPRDFVVQGSNDGSTWTDLDRRAGETFSGRFATNIYSFTNTTAYGYYRLNVAANSGDPLVQLADWNISDGSDVRPPATPMVSEVGAGPDGGYTTKPEAGFTGLAALRYSGGAEGDGRSYGTNKLFDVDIPVGPKTRLSYKIFPEFTGKDGRYPSTYAAVDLHFTDGSYLSGRSPVDQHGYALTAAGQGASKVLYADQWNAVQSDIGAVADGKTIDRILLAYDNPQATGQTRFQGWLDDVELTGSPASIDGSRLTNYVDTRRGTNSTGGFSRGNNLPITSVPNGFNFFTPVTDATSNSWEYQYHRVNNAANLPTLQGLAISHEPSPWMGDRNQMSVMPVAGDRPLTGTPASRALAFSHEDETAQPDLYRVTTQNGLTAEMSPTDHAGIMRFTFPSGQPTGSLVFYNGTFTIGADGTFTGWVDNGSGLSAGRTRMFVSGAFDRAPTASSATSATFDVTADRQVTMRIATSFLSVDQARRNLDLEVTGKSFDQVHAAATAAWKDRLGRVEVRGATEAQLVTMYSNLYRLNLYPNSQSENTGTAAAPRWQYASPVSAPTGTSTPTQTGAKIVDGQIYVNNGFWDTYRTVWPAYALLYPDVAAKISDGFVQHYRDGGWIARWSSPGYADLMTGTSANVALAQAYLTGVKLPDPLAAYDAAVKDATVASGRSEVGRKGIETSLFLGYTPTSTGESVSWALEGFINDYGIGNMGAALAKDPATPKSERERLKEESRYFLERARNYVHLFDPKTKLFQGRDAAGNFLAGDPLDWGGVYTETNGWNFAFTAQQDGQGLVNLYGGQKALQDKLDEFFSTPEKADRPGGYGGTIHEMLEAQAVRMGQLGMSNQPSHHIPYMYDFAGAPAKTQAIVREILQRLYVGSEIGQGYLGDEDNGEMSAWYILSSLGIYPLQAGSAQWAIGSPQFTKMTVHRTSGDIVVNASNNSTTNVYVQSVKVNGKKQREVSLDVSALAKGGTIDFQMGPKPSSWGSGKNDAPPSLTKGDAAPKPLQDTTGPGLGTATASDGQDASKLFDDSSTTQLTFTSATPQISWASRAGKQKPRYYTVTSGAAAGDPAAWRLQGSNDGITWSTVDSRKDEVFPWRNQTRPFTISDPGRFAQFRLAVTKTVGAAQTNLAEIELLAGGDLEIGGGDISVTAAGSVHATSGVPVSVPLASVTGGTATGYRATIDWGDGSPVTEGTLTLSSRAVYSVSGAHTYATPGHHQASVTVTDGTGQSSATVGVDVAYAPSSGLTAAFDTVCIGDEGALAANCDAKSWAYSRAALTAAGVTQGQRHEVPGTALTFTLPAIPAGQPDNATGNGKTIVLNLPTDARSISFIGAGTQGNQSTTGTATFSDGSTASIPIQMSDWTLGGNANGTPSYGNIVVAKAAYRLSGTSRDGAQPFLFATAPYQIPAGKTLVSVTLPTQTGNPGSEGRIHVFAIADDGTPAPALATVAPSDQTVNAGQVLSAKLGSVTGGVPGTPGYRARVQWGDGTIPGDVTIDQSGVMSGQHTYTQEGTYTVHVTAWDTLSSSTGTFTVTVARGARQPAIAVSASATTGDTITVNGSGFAAGEQVTVTLGTSPTRTMKVAASAAGAVRVSVPTSDDAQPGRYSVTATGASSRTPATATVQVTEQQEAPRYAPAAALTTTAGPRGTAITVDGSGFAPNEAVTISLGDGLAVSTVRANGDGVISGATVSVPGAAKAGSTSVTLAGAKSTTRVSLPFTVTGPN comes from the coding sequence ATGTCGCATTCCCCCCCTGTGCGCTCCTGGTCCCCTCGTCTGCTCGCCGCGACAACCGCAGTCCTGCTCCCGGTAGGGCTGCTCGTCGCCGCACCGCTGGCCAGCGCCGCGCCCCCCACGCCGCAGCCCGGCAACTTCAACTCCTCGTTCGAGTCGGCCGACCCGCAACCCGCCACGAGCACCGTGGAGATCGGCCAGAACGGAAAGCCGATCCAGGCGAACCTCAGCGGATCGGTCACCACGCTGCCAGGAAGCCTGCTCGACCAGGTCAGCGCGGTAACCGCGAGCGCCGACAACCCGCCCAACGAGATCGCCGCGAACCTCAAGGACGACGACCCCGCGACAAAGTGGCTGGTGTTCGCCTCGACCGGCTGGGTGACCTACCGGCTGGCTGAGCCCGCGGCGGTCGTGCGGTACTCGCTGACCTCAGCGGACGACGCACCCGGCCGCGACCCCCGGGACTTCGTCGTGCAGGGCTCGAACGACGGCAGTACCTGGACCGACCTGGACCGGCGCGCCGGCGAGACGTTCAGCGGGCGGTTCGCCACCAACATCTACAGCTTCACCAACACGACCGCCTACGGCTACTACCGGCTGAACGTCGCCGCGAACTCCGGTGACCCCCTCGTGCAACTCGCCGACTGGAACATCAGCGACGGCTCGGACGTGCGGCCGCCGGCCACCCCCATGGTCAGCGAGGTCGGCGCCGGTCCGGACGGCGGCTACACCACGAAGCCGGAGGCCGGTTTCACCGGATTGGCCGCACTGCGGTACTCCGGTGGCGCCGAAGGCGACGGACGCTCGTACGGGACCAACAAGCTGTTCGACGTCGACATCCCGGTCGGGCCGAAGACCCGGCTGTCCTACAAGATCTTCCCTGAGTTCACCGGGAAGGACGGACGCTACCCGTCCACCTACGCGGCGGTTGACCTGCACTTCACCGACGGCAGCTACCTGAGCGGGCGTTCGCCCGTCGACCAGCACGGCTACGCGCTCACCGCAGCCGGACAGGGTGCGTCGAAGGTGCTCTACGCCGATCAGTGGAACGCGGTGCAGTCCGACATCGGCGCCGTGGCAGACGGCAAGACGATCGACCGGATCCTGCTCGCCTACGACAATCCGCAGGCCACCGGGCAGACCCGGTTCCAGGGCTGGCTCGACGACGTCGAGCTGACGGGCTCGCCGGCGTCGATCGACGGCTCACGGCTGACCAACTACGTCGACACCCGGCGCGGGACCAACTCGACGGGCGGGTTCTCGCGCGGCAACAACCTGCCGATCACCTCCGTGCCGAACGGCTTCAACTTCTTCACGCCGGTGACCGATGCCACGTCCAACTCGTGGGAGTACCAGTACCACCGGGTCAACAACGCGGCCAACCTGCCGACCCTGCAGGGCCTCGCGATCTCTCACGAGCCCAGCCCGTGGATGGGTGACCGCAACCAGATGTCGGTCATGCCGGTGGCGGGCGACAGACCCCTCACCGGGACGCCCGCCAGCCGGGCGCTCGCCTTCAGCCACGAGGACGAGACGGCGCAGCCGGACCTCTACCGGGTCACGACGCAGAACGGTCTGACGGCGGAGATGTCGCCGACCGACCACGCCGGAATCATGCGGTTCACCTTCCCGTCCGGCCAGCCGACCGGAAGCCTCGTCTTCTACAACGGCACGTTCACCATCGGCGCGGACGGCACGTTCACCGGCTGGGTCGACAACGGAAGCGGCCTGTCGGCCGGTCGTACCCGGATGTTCGTGTCCGGCGCCTTCGACCGGGCGCCGACGGCGTCCTCGGCGACGTCCGCCACCTTCGACGTCACCGCGGACCGTCAGGTGACGATGCGCATCGCGACGTCGTTCCTCTCGGTCGACCAGGCCCGCCGGAATCTCGACCTGGAGGTCACCGGGAAGAGCTTCGACCAGGTCCACGCCGCCGCCACCGCGGCTTGGAAGGATCGACTCGGCCGGGTTGAGGTCCGGGGCGCGACCGAGGCGCAGTTGGTCACGATGTACTCGAACCTCTACCGGCTGAACCTGTACCCGAACTCGCAGTCGGAGAACACCGGCACCGCCGCCGCGCCGCGCTGGCAGTACGCGAGCCCGGTGTCGGCGCCGACCGGTACGTCGACCCCCACCCAGACCGGCGCGAAGATCGTCGACGGGCAGATCTACGTCAACAACGGCTTCTGGGACACCTACCGCACCGTGTGGCCCGCCTACGCGCTGCTCTACCCGGACGTCGCAGCCAAGATCTCTGACGGGTTCGTCCAGCACTACCGCGACGGCGGTTGGATCGCCCGCTGGTCGTCTCCCGGTTACGCCGACCTGATGACCGGCACCAGCGCCAACGTGGCACTGGCGCAGGCGTACCTCACCGGGGTCAAGCTGCCCGACCCGCTGGCGGCGTACGACGCGGCGGTCAAGGACGCGACCGTCGCGTCCGGGCGCAGCGAGGTCGGCCGTAAGGGCATCGAGACCTCGCTGTTCCTCGGCTACACGCCGACCTCCACCGGGGAGTCGGTGTCGTGGGCGCTGGAGGGCTTCATCAACGACTACGGCATCGGCAACATGGGTGCGGCCCTGGCCAAGGACCCGGCCACGCCGAAGTCGGAGCGCGAGCGGCTCAAGGAGGAGTCGCGGTACTTCCTGGAGCGCGCCCGCAACTACGTCCACCTCTTCGATCCGAAGACGAAGCTGTTCCAGGGCCGCGACGCCGCCGGCAACTTCCTCGCCGGTGACCCGCTGGACTGGGGTGGCGTCTACACCGAGACCAACGGGTGGAACTTCGCGTTCACCGCGCAGCAGGACGGCCAGGGACTGGTCAACCTGTACGGCGGCCAGAAGGCGCTGCAGGACAAGCTCGACGAGTTCTTCTCCACCCCGGAGAAGGCCGACCGTCCCGGCGGTTACGGCGGCACGATCCACGAGATGCTTGAGGCCCAGGCGGTGCGGATGGGTCAGCTCGGCATGAGCAACCAGCCGTCGCACCACATCCCGTACATGTACGACTTCGCGGGCGCGCCGGCCAAGACGCAGGCGATCGTGCGGGAGATCCTGCAGCGCCTCTACGTCGGCAGCGAGATCGGCCAGGGCTACCTGGGCGACGAGGACAACGGCGAGATGTCGGCGTGGTACATCCTCAGCTCGCTGGGCATCTACCCGCTGCAGGCCGGGTCCGCCCAGTGGGCCATCGGCTCGCCGCAGTTCACCAAGATGACCGTCCACCGCACGAGCGGCGACATCGTCGTCAACGCGTCGAACAACAGCACGACGAACGTCTACGTGCAGAGCGTCAAGGTCAACGGTAAGAAGCAGCGCGAGGTGTCCCTCGACGTGTCCGCGCTCGCCAAGGGCGGCACGATCGACTTCCAGATGGGTCCCAAGCCGTCGTCCTGGGGCAGCGGCAAGAACGACGCGCCGCCGTCACTGACCAAGGGTGACGCCGCGCCCAAGCCGCTGCAGGACACCACCGGCCCCGGTCTCGGCACCGCGACCGCGAGTGACGGGCAGGACGCGTCGAAGCTGTTCGACGACTCGTCGACCACGCAGCTGACGTTCACCTCGGCCACGCCGCAGATCAGCTGGGCCTCCCGTGCTGGCAAGCAGAAGCCGAGGTACTACACCGTCACCTCCGGTGCGGCCGCGGGCGATCCGGCGGCCTGGCGACTGCAGGGCTCCAACGACGGCATCACCTGGAGCACCGTCGACTCCCGAAAGGACGAGGTGTTCCCGTGGCGTAACCAGACCCGTCCGTTCACGATCAGCGATCCGGGACGGTTCGCGCAGTTCCGCCTCGCCGTGACGAAGACCGTCGGCGCCGCCCAGACGAACCTCGCCGAGATCGAGTTGCTCGCCGGAGGCGACCTCGAAATCGGTGGCGGCGACATCTCGGTGACCGCCGCGGGCAGCGTGCACGCGACGTCCGGCGTGCCCGTGTCGGTGCCGTTGGCCTCCGTCACCGGGGGCACCGCCACCGGCTACCGGGCCACGATCGACTGGGGTGACGGCTCACCGGTCACCGAAGGAACCCTGACGCTGAGCTCTCGGGCCGTCTACAGCGTCAGTGGCGCGCACACCTACGCCACGCCGGGTCACCACCAGGCGAGCGTCACGGTGACCGACGGCACCGGCCAGAGCTCGGCGACGGTCGGCGTCGACGTGGCCTACGCGCCGAGTTCCGGGCTCACCGCGGCATTCGACACCGTCTGCATCGGCGACGAGGGCGCCCTCGCGGCGAACTGCGACGCCAAGTCGTGGGCGTACTCGCGGGCGGCCCTGACGGCAGCCGGCGTGACCCAGGGCCAGCGGCACGAGGTGCCCGGGACGGCACTGACCTTCACGCTGCCGGCGATCCCGGCGGGTCAGCCGGACAATGCCACCGGTAACGGCAAGACGATCGTTCTGAACCTTCCGACCGACGCCAGGAGCATCTCGTTCATCGGCGCCGGCACGCAGGGCAACCAGAGCACCACCGGCACGGCGACGTTCAGCGACGGCAGCACCGCCAGCATCCCGATCCAGATGAGTGACTGGACGCTGGGCGGCAACGCCAACGGCACTCCGTCCTACGGCAACATCGTCGTCGCCAAGGCCGCGTACCGGCTGAGCGGTACGAGCCGGGACGGCGCGCAGCCGTTCCTGTTCGCCACCGCGCCGTACCAGATCCCGGCGGGCAAGACGCTCGTCTCGGTGACCCTCCCGACGCAGACCGGCAACCCCGGCTCGGAGGGCAGGATCCACGTGTTCGCCATCGCGGACGACGGCACACCGGCCCCCGCGCTGGCGACCGTCGCCCCGAGTGACCAGACGGTCAACGCCGGTCAGGTCCTCTCGGCGAAGCTCGGCTCGGTCACCGGCGGCGTGCCCGGCACCCCGGGCTACCGCGCCCGCGTCCAGTGGGGTGACGGCACGATTCCGGGCGACGTCACGATCGACCAGTCCGGTGTGATGAGCGGACAGCACACCTACACGCAGGAGGGCACCTACACGGTGCACGTCACCGCGTGGGACACGTTGTCGAGCAGCACCGGGACGTTCACCGTGACCGTGGCACGTGGCGCCCGCCAGCCGGCGATCGCGGTGTCCGCGTCCGCCACCACTGGTGACACGATCACCGTCAACGGCAGCGGGTTCGCTGCCGGTGAGCAGGTGACCGTGACTCTCGGCACCAGCCCGACACGGACCATGAAGGTCGCGGCCTCCGCGGCGGGAGCGGTCCGAGTCTCGGTCCCGACGTCCGATGACGCGCAGCCCGGCCGGTACTCCGTCACCGCCACCGGCGCGTCCTCGCGGACTCCGGCGACGGCCACCGTCCAGGTGACCGAGCAGCAGGAGGCGCCGAGGTACGCACCGGCAGCGGCGTTGACGACCACGGCGGGCCCGCGCGGCACCGCGATCACGGTCGACGGTTCCGGGTTCGCGCCGAATGAGGCGGTCACCATCAGCCTTGGTGACGGCCTCGCGGTAAGCACCGTGCGCGCGAATGGTGACGGCGTCATCTCTGGCGCGACCGTCAGCGTTCCCGGGGCGGCGAAGGCCGGCTCGACCAGCGTCACGCTGGCAGGGGCGAAGTCGACGACGCGGGTTTCCCTGCCCTTCACCGTCACCGGCCCGAACTGA
- a CDS encoding alpha/beta fold hydrolase, which yields MTEPPWAGRDHGPPTAAAHLTQVAIGRPGPCATRRPGLPTALRFNLVQQARTAFRHGEQSTRGAGAMATFDEVKQVDAGVLNIGYVDAGPSDGAAVILLHGWPYDIHSFVDVVPLLTDAGYRVIVPYLRGFGSTRFRSDESIRNGQPAAIARDLVALMDALKIEAAKLAGFDWGARTADIVAALWPERCRGLVSVSGYLIDGQESGRNPLPPKAEIAWWYQFYFATERGRKGYDKNRRDFAKLIWHTASPRWMFDDATFDRSAAAFDNPDHVEIVIHNYRWRLALAAGEPQYEEFEKRLADKPKITVPSISLEGDANGAPHLEPSVYGAQFSGRYEHRTISGGVGHNLPQEAPGAFADAVLQV from the coding sequence GTGACAGAGCCGCCGTGGGCGGGCCGTGATCACGGCCCGCCCACGGCGGCGGCGCATCTTACCCAGGTGGCAATCGGTCGCCCCGGTCCTTGTGCAACCCGCCGTCCTGGCCTGCCCACCGCCCTACGATTCAACCTTGTCCAGCAGGCCCGAACCGCGTTCAGGCACGGGGAGCAGTCGACAAGAGGGGCCGGTGCGATGGCAACGTTCGATGAGGTGAAGCAGGTCGATGCCGGTGTCCTGAATATCGGCTACGTCGACGCTGGCCCGTCGGATGGTGCCGCCGTGATCCTTCTCCACGGCTGGCCGTACGACATTCACAGCTTCGTTGACGTCGTGCCGCTGCTGACGGACGCCGGCTACCGGGTCATCGTGCCGTACCTGCGTGGATTCGGCTCGACGCGGTTCCGGTCCGACGAATCAATTCGGAACGGCCAACCGGCGGCCATCGCACGCGACCTCGTCGCCCTCATGGACGCCCTCAAGATTGAGGCGGCGAAGCTGGCCGGCTTCGACTGGGGTGCCCGCACCGCCGACATCGTGGCCGCGCTGTGGCCCGAGCGGTGCCGCGGCCTGGTCTCGGTGAGCGGCTATCTGATCGACGGCCAGGAATCGGGCCGGAACCCGCTCCCGCCGAAGGCGGAAATTGCCTGGTGGTACCAGTTCTACTTCGCCACCGAACGCGGCCGGAAAGGGTACGACAAGAACCGGCGCGACTTCGCCAAGCTGATCTGGCACACCGCCTCGCCGAGATGGATGTTCGACGACGCGACATTCGACCGCAGCGCGGCGGCGTTCGACAACCCCGATCACGTCGAAATCGTGATCCACAACTACCGGTGGCGGCTGGCCCTCGCCGCGGGTGAGCCGCAGTACGAGGAGTTCGAGAAACGGCTGGCCGACAAGCCGAAGATCACGGTGCCCAGCATCTCCCTGGAAGGGGATGCCAACGGTGCGCCACACCTGGAGCCCAGCGTCTACGGCGCGCAGTTCTCCGGCCGGTACGAACACCGGACCATCAGCGGCGGGGTGGGGCACAACCTGCCGCAGGAGGCGCCCGGGGCCTTCGCCGACGCGGTGCTGCAGGTCTGA
- the prfH gene encoding peptide chain release factor H encodes MSVQLLLSAGRGPQECAWALAQLLSRLEDDATGQRLTTQRVQAVPGDRPDTYRSVLIQVSGAGAEAFAASWTGTLCWQAPSPYRASTGRKNWYVIAQPPQLDAAPTRFTEADVDIVACRTGGPGGQHRNKASTAVRATHRPSGIVVVVDDERQFGLNRRIALNLLRQRIEHGDEAARRAVTTSRWRIHDELVRGNPTRVERPEPSGRDLAAQQRGHKRRRPAGGAA; translated from the coding sequence ATGAGCGTCCAGCTGCTGCTGTCGGCCGGGCGTGGCCCGCAGGAGTGCGCCTGGGCGCTGGCCCAACTGCTGAGCCGCCTGGAGGACGACGCCACCGGACAGCGCCTGACGACCCAGCGGGTCCAGGCCGTGCCGGGCGACCGGCCCGACACCTACCGGTCGGTCCTGATCCAGGTCTCGGGCGCCGGCGCCGAGGCGTTCGCCGCCTCCTGGACCGGCACCCTGTGCTGGCAGGCTCCCAGCCCGTACCGGGCGAGCACCGGGCGCAAGAACTGGTACGTCATCGCTCAACCGCCCCAGCTCGACGCCGCGCCGACGAGGTTCACGGAGGCGGATGTCGACATCGTGGCCTGCCGTACCGGGGGCCCCGGTGGTCAGCACCGCAACAAGGCCAGCACGGCGGTACGGGCGACCCACCGCCCCTCGGGCATCGTCGTGGTGGTGGACGACGAGCGGCAGTTCGGCCTGAACCGCCGGATCGCCCTGAACCTGCTGCGACAGCGCATCGAGCACGGCGACGAGGCGGCCCGACGCGCCGTCACCACATCCCGCTGGCGTATCCACGACGAGCTCGTACGCGGCAACCCCACCCGCGTCGAACGCCCCGAACCGTCGGGACGCGATCTGGCCGCTCAGCAGCGCGGGCACAAGCGACGGCGACCGGCCGGTGGGGCAGCCTGA